TCGCGCCACCATTGCAGGCGCATTTCCGCGATCATCGCCTCCTGCGTCACCCATGGCGCGCGCGACACCTCGACATTGAAGGCATAGAGCACGAAGAGCGCCTCGCGCGCGGCCATTGGCGCCATCATCGCGGTGCGGAAACGGGCCGGATCGCCGCGCTCCACCAGTGCCGCACAGGCTGCGATATCGCTGGTACCGCTCACGCGGGGCGTACCACGCTCAGCAGGTAACCGAATTCGTCACGGTGCGCGCGCCAGCAGGCCGCTTCCTCCTCGGCCTCGTCCAGTACCTTGGCCAGTGCGTCGTCTTTCGCGGCCGCATCGCGCAGCGCGGCGATCCGCGCATCGAGCGGGCCGAAATACCCCTCCCATGCGGCATCGGACAGCCAGCGCTGGTCCACGACCTCGTAGCCCGCTGCCGCGACATGCGCGTTGATGCCCGCGCGGTCGGTCATCGCGGCGTAGCCGTCCCAAACCGCCCGGGCGCGATCCGATCGCGTATCGCCCTTCCAGCAGACTTCGGAGAAGGCAACCACGCCCTGCGGCTTCAGCGCCGCGCGCCAGTTGCGCAAGGCCGTCTCGATACCGATGAAATAGACCGCCCCCGCACACCAGATCATGTCATGGCGGTTCTTGATGACGGTCATGTCCGCGCGCAGGGTGGTCACCCGCGGATCATCCGCCCAGCGCGCCCGCGCCGCGTCGACGAAATGCGGCGTCAGGTCCAGTGCGGTCACATGGCCCTCTGGGGCGGCCTGCAACAGCGCGGCCACATCGCCGCCGGGACCGCAGGCAGCATCGGCGATCTGCGCGTCGGCGGGCAGCTCTGCCACCTTGGCCGCCCATGCCACGTCCGAAGGCTCCCCCGGTCCTTCGCGGGGCAGGTCGCGGTGCAGGGTGAAAAACGCGGTCTGTCGCGGATCGTCGGTCATTCAATCGCCTTTCAAAGGGGGCGGCACGGCCTGCCCGGCCGTCCTGTCGCATTGGTCGCGGAACGTAGGGCCGCCGGGCGCGGTTGCCAGCCGCACGCAGGGGCACCAACGTCTCGTCGCGTCACGTGGCGCCATCGTGGATCAGTTTCCAGCGGATCGCGTCGAGAAGCGCCTCGAACGACGCGTCCACTATGTTGGCCGAGACCCCGACGGTAGACCACCGCTGCCCCTGCCCGTCCTCGCTGTCGATGATCACGCGGGTGACAGCCTCGGTTCCGCCCTGCGTGA
Above is a genomic segment from Sulfitobacter sp. HNIBRBA3233 containing:
- a CDS encoding class I SAM-dependent methyltransferase, which produces MTDDPRQTAFFTLHRDLPREGPGEPSDVAWAAKVAELPADAQIADAACGPGGDVAALLQAAPEGHVTALDLTPHFVDAARARWADDPRVTTLRADMTVIKNRHDMIWCAGAVYFIGIETALRNWRAALKPQGVVAFSEVCWKGDTRSDRARAVWDGYAAMTDRAGINAHVAAAGYEVVDQRWLSDAAWEGYFGPLDARIAALRDAAAKDDALAKVLDEAEEEAACWRAHRDEFGYLLSVVRPA